CTAGTTGGGTTTTCTTGACTGATTGCTTGATGTTAGTTCTTTTGAAATTGTACTCTGATTTTGTTGTTTTGTAAGGTTTAAGGCCTTCTCCCTGCTTACATAATAAAATACATATTAAAAACTTTTGATTATAGAATTGAAAACTATGTGTGACATTATAACTTTTACATGCCAATATCATCTAATCTAATCCATTCTATCTTTAAATTAATTTGGACCTAATTATATGCTTTAACTTAAGTAATTATACATTTAATTTAACTCCAATTTTCATCTCAAAAGTAGATTGCGAATTCTCTGTAATGGAAAGGAGAGCATACTTGAGCAAAAATAATGATAAAACTACACTATTCATAATGCAAAGTGATGAAATGGGCGTCCTATGCATTAGACATTATTGGAACAAATCCTTTGAAACAATTAATTAATGCCTGCCAATGCGTACGGATGTATAAAATTCTAAGTGGAGATGATGACATATTTCACTCACGTTAGAAATACTTTAAAGAAAAGCCTTGATTGGAAAAGACTCGTTAAAGGTAAGAGTCTGAGGTCTTGTTCAGGAATTTTAAACAGCCAAAAgaaacttgtttttctttttcagtgAACAGCATATTATTCTCCCACCCATTTGCATCTCAGACTTTAGCACTTGGTTAAATTTCCTTTCAGATTCCAAATGCCGTGGAAAGGAGTGCATGAAACTTGGGAAATAGTATGTTAAAATaccttttttcatgaaatggacATCTATTCATTAGACATTCTTAGAAGAGATCTTCTTAAACAATTAACTAGTAGTCTGCAATTCATACGGATTCTGTACAATTCTATATGTGAAGATGATGACATATGTCACTAACTTGGAAATATTATAAAGAAGAGCCTGCTTATTGCAAAAGACTCTTTAACAGTGTGAAATCTTATTTTCTAACTTTTAAAGGTTAATTGTACTAGTTGCCCCTTGCTTGGGAATTAAAAATACCAGCACGATGGGTGTAGCGTGCTTTGAAAGCACACGTGTAGGTCATTCCAGGACTCCAAGCAGATTAAGTGGGCATAGCAGAGAGTTGATGGGCCCTTCAAATATAGCTTTCCGACCGCATTCAGAATCAGCAAGTTAATCTAATTATAATGGAATGTCGAAAGAAAATATGTCTAAAGTAAAAGATGCTAGAATGTCGATATTATGACCACATTGTAACAGTGGGGTGTGAAAAAAGTACCGTATAAATTTTGTATTCCCTCTTCTATGTGACTCTGGTTTTCCTTCCATAGTTTGTCATGGCAGCCCTATGGGTGATTGCCatgcttttttctttcttttcaagagCCAGTTTGGTGGTTGCAGAGGAATCCAAATGCTACAAGGAAGAACCTTGTAGAAACCCTAATGTTGCTCTCCATCTCAAGCTTGGAGCAATGGCCTGTATTTTGGTTGGAAGCACAATAGGTGTGTGTTTGCCTATTGTGGGCAGAAAAGTAAATGTTCTGAGGCCAGATAATGTTATGTTTTTTGTCATCAAGGCCTTTGCTTCAGGTGTTATCCTTGCAACTGGGTTTGTTCATATCCTTCCTGATGCCTTTGAGTCTCTGGACAATCCTTGCTTGAAGGGCAATGCTTGGGAGCACTTCCCATTTGCTGGTTTTATAGCTATGATGGCTGCAGTTGGCAGTCTTATGCTTGATGCTATGGCTACTGGGTATTACCAACGTGCTGACTGTAATAAGAACCTAAAAGTTGGTGTAGCAGAAATATCTCATCCAGAAGAGGATAATGCTATGGAACAAGAGCATGGAAGTCACCTCCATACACATGGCTATGCTCATGGATGCAATAACATGGATCAAGAATCTGTTTCTTCTCTTCTACGCCATCGTGTTATTTCCCAGGTAATCTTACCTTCTTGATACAGCaatgttaaaatatttatttatgtaataCAAAAGTTTATGAAtagctttttttgtttttttaatgttaTGGGAAGGCATATCAATCAATTAAGAATATTTTTGATAGAACTTTTGTAATGAAAAATACCTGTGGACGGCTTGGTCCACATGTGACTCTATTTTCAACTTTCTTAATATAATAAAATCTTAACATTTATTTGTATGGTGGAAAATCTTATCAATTGACCAGTTTTTTTCTTTTGCAAATTGTAATCCAAAGATAcggattttttattaaaaaattgtagTAGGGAGGTATATGTATCAATTTTTATAGTATTTGGAAAATATTAGGGTTTGAACATTCTACttaaacatgattttttttatgattagataattaataataattttgtCTTATTTAGGCTAAAAATTGATAGATATTTTCATAATTAATCATTGAGTGTTATATTGGAGGATGTTTAAGGATTGTGATATTTTAAAAGATTAGCAAACAATTAGAACATTGCTACAATTTTATAACAAACATTTCTAATTATCCGGTACATCTCTTCAAATAAACATTTCGTATATAAGAAAAGACAAATTTATATATGAACTACATCTCATCTTCATTATTATATGGAAACCAATCCTCAAATTTAAAacatcatgctaacttcatcataGGAGCAACCAAGCAGGCTAAGAGAGAGGAAAATCAGTGTCATATAACCACTATTCAGTCTTACTCACCTTGATTTCACTATttagataatatattttttattaggtAAGCAAGGATTTTGAAAAGACTCGGGCCTTTCTACAGAGAAAAAAAATTTGCTAAAAAGGACAACCAAGAGATACTATGAAAACATAACTGAAAGACTTGACTTCTTACAATCAACAAACTCAAATTTAGATTAGTTTGAAACGAAATTACTTCACTGATTTTGGTTTCATAGAGCACAACTCTTTCAACTCTGATTTTTATTCCATAATACATGAATCTTCCAACTCTAAACTCTTTTTTCTGACATAAGAAAAATACATAAATTCACATGCAAAACTATCATGTTCAGTCTAGAATTGTTGAAAGAGGTATCCATCTCCATACAATTTCTCTTGATTTAAATACGATGTTAAAGTGAGTATACCAAAAATCAATTATTACTACTAATAAGACTATTTAAAGATAAAACTCTCCTAACTTTGTGTTTTAAGTAATCTTGTATGAATTTATCTCTAACTTTTTATTACATGATGTACTTCCCAATAGAGTCCTTTCAATTGAATTCTGTATGAAAATTGTTTTTCACCAAGTGTCCACACAATTAAATGGTTCTTTGGACAAATTAGGTCCTTCAAATTGCATTATTCGATCTTTATAGATGCAATAGACGAATATAACCTTCTCAAAT
This genomic stretch from Cryptomeria japonica chromosome 8, Sugi_1.0, whole genome shotgun sequence harbors:
- the LOC131062456 gene encoding zinc transporter 5 translates to MAALWVIAMLFSFFSRASLVVAEESKCYKEEPCRNPNVALHLKLGAMACILVGSTIGVCLPIVGRKVNVLRPDNVMFFVIKAFASGVILATGFVHILPDAFESLDNPCLKGNAWEHFPFAGFIAMMAAVGSLMLDAMATGYYQRADCNKNLKVGVAEISHPEEDNAMEQEHGSHLHTHGYAHGCNNMDQESVSSLLRHRVISQVLELGILAHSIIIGVSLGASESPCTIRPLVAALTCHQLFEGMGLGGCIVQAGFKNRSTTIMAFLFSVTTPLGIAVGIAIASAYNQNSPTALIVEGLLYSASAGILIYMSLVDLLAADLLNAKMQSSATLQLWAYIALLLGISAMSLLARWA